A region of Bacillus cabrialesii DNA encodes the following proteins:
- a CDS encoding DUF2777 domain-containing protein: MKRKQLLYKEEQKWEYGTILIEDGICLIENEEGDILLADSLHHGPIWIQHKGKWEQAGFQDQLVLICGEENISLSGGERIRYEKSVKRPLMVLLDSLDDETFLAFLQHLHSFGLSVFDCVFSYNKGVFSNTSEEQGVSFYHFSNDIAQCAVQHHYSYDGTGDRFEWTASNGKRSIMYSAVQRRRK; the protein is encoded by the coding sequence ATGAAGCGGAAACAATTATTATATAAAGAGGAACAAAAATGGGAATACGGCACCATCCTCATTGAAGATGGCATCTGTTTAATCGAAAACGAGGAAGGCGATATACTGCTGGCGGACAGTCTTCATCACGGTCCAATCTGGATACAGCATAAAGGAAAATGGGAGCAGGCCGGCTTTCAGGATCAATTGGTTCTGATATGCGGTGAGGAAAACATCTCCCTTTCAGGCGGAGAACGCATCCGCTATGAAAAATCGGTCAAACGGCCGCTCATGGTGCTTTTGGATTCGCTGGATGACGAAACCTTTCTGGCGTTTTTACAGCATCTGCACAGCTTTGGCTTATCGGTATTCGATTGCGTATTTTCTTATAATAAAGGAGTCTTTTCGAATACATCGGAGGAGCAGGGTGTTTCTTTTTATCACTTTTCCAACGACATCGCCCAATGCGCGGTGCAGCATCACTACAGCTATGACGGGACAGGAGACCGTTTCGAATGGACGGCTTCAAATGGAAAGCGATCCATTATGTATTCAGCGGTGCAGCGGAGACGCAAATAA
- the asnB gene encoding asparagine synthase (glutamine-hydrolyzing) gives MCGITGWVDFKKQLVQEKQTINRMTDTLSKRGPDDSNVWGEHHVLFGHKRLAVVDIEGGRQPMACTYKGDMYTIIYNGELYNTEDLRKELRARGHQFERTSDTEVLLHSYIEWQEDCVDHLNGIFAFAVWDEKRDLLFAARDRLGVKPFFYTEQGSSFLFGSEIKAILAHPEVKARVDRTGLSEIFGLGPSRTPGTGVFKGIREVRPAHALTFSKDGLNIWRYWNVESETHTDSFDDTVANVRSLFQDAVTRQLVSDVPVCTFLSGGLDSSAITAIAAGHFEKEGKAPLHTYSIDYEENDKFFQASAFQPNDDGPWIEKMTEAFGTTHHKCVISQKNLVDHLEEAVLVKDLPGMADVDSSLLWFCREIKKDFVVSLSGECADEIFGGYPWFHMADVESGFPWMRSTEERIKLLSDSWQKKLNLKEYVNAKYEETLAETPLLDGETGVDKARRQLFYLNMLWFMTNLLDRKDRMSMGASLEVRVPFADHRLVEYVWNIPWEMKMHDNREKGILRKALEGILPDDILYRKKSPYPKTHHPEYTKGVSEWLKTIRSQKDSVLHTLLDRKQLDQLLDTEGSSFKVPWFGQLMKGPQLIAHLAQIHTWFEAYRIDIDEG, from the coding sequence ATGTGTGGAATTACGGGTTGGGTCGATTTTAAAAAGCAGCTCGTCCAGGAAAAACAAACGATCAACAGAATGACAGATACTCTTTCCAAACGGGGGCCTGATGACTCTAACGTTTGGGGGGAGCACCATGTTTTATTCGGACATAAAAGGCTTGCGGTTGTCGATATTGAAGGCGGGCGCCAGCCGATGGCATGCACTTATAAAGGGGATATGTACACCATTATTTACAATGGCGAGCTGTATAACACGGAAGATCTGCGCAAGGAATTGCGGGCGCGGGGCCATCAGTTCGAACGTACATCAGATACCGAGGTGCTGCTGCACAGCTACATTGAATGGCAGGAAGACTGTGTAGATCACCTCAATGGCATATTCGCTTTTGCTGTGTGGGATGAAAAGCGTGATCTGTTGTTTGCCGCGAGAGACCGTCTCGGCGTGAAGCCGTTTTTTTACACGGAGCAAGGATCTTCTTTTCTCTTCGGGTCAGAAATCAAAGCGATCCTCGCACACCCTGAGGTAAAAGCGCGGGTGGACAGAACAGGACTTTCTGAAATTTTCGGGCTCGGACCGTCCAGAACCCCGGGTACCGGCGTATTTAAAGGCATAAGAGAAGTCCGTCCCGCTCACGCGCTGACGTTTTCTAAAGACGGGCTGAATATTTGGCGTTATTGGAATGTCGAAAGCGAAACACATACGGACAGTTTTGATGACACGGTTGCCAATGTCAGATCGCTGTTTCAGGACGCGGTGACGCGGCAGCTTGTCTCGGATGTGCCGGTTTGTACGTTCCTATCAGGCGGTCTTGACTCAAGCGCGATTACAGCGATTGCGGCGGGCCACTTTGAAAAGGAAGGAAAAGCACCGCTTCATACTTATTCGATTGATTACGAAGAGAACGATAAATTTTTTCAAGCGAGTGCCTTTCAGCCGAATGACGACGGACCTTGGATTGAAAAAATGACAGAGGCCTTCGGCACAACACACCACAAATGCGTCATCAGCCAAAAGAATCTCGTCGATCATTTGGAGGAAGCCGTGCTGGTTAAAGATTTGCCGGGAATGGCTGATGTCGACTCGTCCTTGCTGTGGTTTTGCCGGGAAATCAAAAAGGACTTTGTCGTCAGCCTGTCGGGCGAGTGCGCGGATGAGATTTTCGGCGGGTACCCGTGGTTCCATATGGCAGACGTTGAGTCGGGCTTTCCGTGGATGCGGTCAACGGAGGAGCGGATCAAGCTGCTTTCTGATTCATGGCAGAAAAAATTGAATCTCAAAGAATACGTAAATGCCAAATACGAAGAAACCTTGGCGGAAACGCCATTATTAGATGGAGAAACGGGTGTGGACAAAGCAAGAAGACAGCTGTTCTATTTAAATATGCTGTGGTTTATGACGAACCTTTTGGATCGTAAGGATCGCATGAGCATGGGTGCGAGCCTTGAAGTGCGGGTGCCGTTTGCCGATCACCGGCTCGTGGAATATGTATGGAATATCCCATGGGAAATGAAAATGCATGACAATCGGGAAAAAGGTATTTTACGCAAAGCGCTCGAGGGCATTTTGCCTGATGACATTCTGTATCGCAAAAAAAGCCCGTATCCGAAAACACACCACCCGGAATATACAAAAGGCGTCAGCGAATGGCTGAAAACGATCAGAAGCCAAAAGGACTCCGTGCTCCATACCTTGCTGGACAGAAAACAATTGGATCAGCTCTTAGATACGGAAGGCTCCTCCTTCAAGGTGCCGTGGTTCGGACAGCTCATGAAAGGGCCTCAGCTGATCGCCCACCTTGCCCAAATCCATACATGGTTTGAAGCGTATCGCATTGATATTGATGAGGGGTAG
- a CDS encoding DinB family protein, translating into MIKFFEYNWQVRDQWFTWCHQLTTEELLKNRLGGVENILYTLFHIIDVEYSWVRAIQGKEDIVVQFADYHTLNKVKSLSNTFRTEIIDVLETHSDQIKDELVSVPWEKGVLYTRDEILHHIIAHEIHHIGQLSVRARELKLSPVSANFIGRTLKPIHSY; encoded by the coding sequence GTGATAAAATTTTTTGAATATAACTGGCAGGTTAGAGATCAATGGTTTACTTGGTGTCATCAACTAACCACTGAAGAATTACTTAAAAACCGTCTTGGCGGGGTAGAGAATATTTTATATACCCTTTTTCATATTATTGATGTGGAATATAGTTGGGTTCGTGCTATCCAAGGAAAAGAAGATATCGTTGTTCAGTTCGCTGATTATCATACACTCAATAAAGTGAAATCTCTCTCAAATACATTCCGAACTGAAATAATTGATGTTTTAGAAACACATTCAGATCAAATAAAAGATGAACTTGTAAGCGTTCCTTGGGAGAAAGGTGTTTTATATACGCGAGATGAAATATTACATCATATCATCGCTCACGAAATTCACCATATTGGTCAACTTTCTGTACGGGCTAGGGAATTAAAGCTAAGCCCGGTATCAGCTAATTTTATCGGCAGAACATTAAAACCTATTCATTCTTATTGA
- a CDS encoding MATE family efflux transporter — MKQAVFKSTALKKPADKSFSLFSLTWPIFIEVSLYMFMGNADTLMLSQYSDNSVAAVGVSNQVLNLIIVMFSFIATGTTVIISQFLGSRQKKEAMEVAYVSIGANFFISLAISAGVFFAAVPLLHMMGLSNELMPDAKVFLQVVGGLSFIQALIMTFSAILKSYGYTKDTMFVTIGMNILNIAGNFVVIFGLFGFPVLGVAGVAMSTSIARVIGLIAMIVIVNKRIQLKMSLKKVFHMHKEHLRKLLKIGIPSAGEQLSYNLSQMIVTYFIAIMGAQALTTKVYTQNITMFILLFGTAISQGTQILIGRYIGGKQFDAAYERCMKSLYWALGIAAATSVLMTIFSKDLIGIFTQSPDIIATASLLIAMTIILEPGRSFNVIIINSLRAAGDAKFPVYMAMISMWGIGLPLAYLFGIHLGFGLAGIWISFIADEWVRGILMYRRWRSRIWIQKGMA; from the coding sequence ATGAAACAAGCTGTCTTCAAATCAACTGCTTTGAAAAAACCCGCTGACAAATCGTTCTCATTATTTTCGCTTACTTGGCCGATCTTCATTGAGGTCTCATTATATATGTTTATGGGTAATGCCGATACACTGATGCTCAGCCAATACTCAGATAACAGCGTGGCAGCAGTCGGCGTCAGCAACCAGGTTTTGAATTTAATTATCGTGATGTTCAGCTTTATCGCAACAGGAACCACCGTTATCATTTCACAATTTTTGGGGTCACGGCAAAAGAAAGAAGCAATGGAAGTCGCTTATGTGTCAATCGGCGCCAACTTCTTTATCAGTCTTGCCATTAGCGCCGGCGTCTTTTTTGCAGCCGTCCCTCTGCTTCATATGATGGGATTATCAAACGAGCTGATGCCTGATGCGAAAGTCTTTTTACAAGTTGTCGGAGGTCTGTCCTTTATCCAGGCTTTAATCATGACATTCAGCGCGATCTTAAAAAGCTACGGTTATACAAAAGATACAATGTTTGTCACAATCGGCATGAACATTTTAAACATTGCCGGAAACTTTGTTGTGATTTTCGGTTTGTTTGGCTTTCCTGTTCTCGGCGTTGCCGGTGTGGCGATGTCTACATCTATCGCCCGCGTCATCGGATTAATCGCGATGATTGTCATTGTCAACAAGCGCATCCAGCTGAAGATGTCGCTGAAAAAAGTGTTTCATATGCATAAAGAACATTTGCGCAAGCTGCTGAAAATCGGCATCCCTTCTGCGGGAGAACAGCTTTCATACAACCTTTCGCAAATGATTGTCACGTATTTTATCGCCATTATGGGCGCGCAGGCTTTGACAACAAAAGTGTATACGCAAAATATTACGATGTTTATTTTGCTGTTCGGCACCGCGATCAGCCAGGGCACGCAAATTTTAATCGGCCGCTATATCGGCGGCAAACAGTTTGATGCCGCGTATGAGCGCTGCATGAAGAGCTTATATTGGGCACTCGGAATTGCCGCGGCGACATCAGTTTTAATGACGATCTTTTCAAAAGACCTGATCGGCATCTTTACACAAAGCCCTGACATTATTGCGACTGCGAGCCTTTTGATTGCCATGACGATTATCCTTGAACCCGGCCGCTCGTTTAATGTCATTATCATTAACTCCCTGCGTGCAGCGGGGGATGCGAAATTCCCGGTTTACATGGCAATGATTTCGATGTGGGGGATCGGCCTCCCGCTCGCTTATCTGTTCGGCATCCACCTCGGTTTCGGCCTTGCCGGCATTTGGATTTCGTTCATCGCGGACGAATGGGTCCGGGGAATCTTAATGTACAGAAGATGGCGCTCCCGCATCTGGATTCAAAAAGGTATGGCGTAA